Proteins from a genomic interval of Maylandia zebra isolate NMK-2024a linkage group LG15, Mzebra_GT3a, whole genome shotgun sequence:
- the kif25 gene encoding kinesin-like protein KIF25: MPLFINRDQIFAHQVHLLEHKLRSKEERILELETENALLHLRLAECSGRQRRDHDEGTKAVNDHQLQSSTRKITQSALIKLLSGVQAVKHDLSELFAVYVSFATELEEQSKQLLEKVEQANSSLNGHSEDGFQNLQVRVAALEHSLEEERENCRAERRKRKELHNTLVELRGNIRVHCRVRPVLPFDQIQSSTSGSGSASSEEVIQAVSDDTVMVNCMKAGMLVQNKMFEFERVHGPEDSQEAVFEEVKSLLTSLLDGYNVCIMAYGQTGSGKTHTMMGSQFLDELSGTQQEAQQGIIPKAAAELFRLISEKPAESHTVEVSVMEVYNNEVFDLLARDEHSNAAGQRRDVITSSSGASQVPSLTSEPVSNASEVMQIISSVLKLRAHCPTLVHADSSRSHLIVTLTVSSKSPNAVALARRLQSAKMDMRRSTQKEWWSPRCRRANLAAHHPADETSASPASSPCSTPSLSPCPSPRHSITQTPFRTKLQLVDLAGSECAGMSGVSGAALWESSCINRSLSALSDVLGALAEHRPHIPYRNSKLTHLLQDAIGGDAKLLVMLCVSPTQRFITESLQSLGFGTRARQVQKEPPRRKNNSLKVK; this comes from the exons TGTTCGGGTAGACAGCGCCGGGACCATGATGAGGGAACCAAGGCTGTGAACGATCATCAGCTTCAGAGTAGTACACGGAAGATAACCCAATCAGCCCTCATCAAGCTTCTCTCAGGGGTTCAG GCTGTGAAGCATGACCTGAGTGAGTTGTTTGCAGTGTATGTGAGTTTTGCCACCGAGTTGGAGGAGCAGAGCAAGCAGCTCCTGGAGAAAGTAGAGCAAGCCAACTCATCTCTGAACGGTCACAGTGAGGATGGATTTCAGA ATTTGCAGGTTCGTGTTGCAGCCCTGGAGCACTCTCTGGAGGAAGAAAGGGAGAACTGCAGGGCAGAGAGGCGGAAGCGGAAAGAACTTCACAACACACTGGTG GAGCTCAGAGGGAACATTCGGGTTCACTGCAGGGTGCGTCCAGTTCTTCCTTTTGACCAGATCCAGTCCTCAACTTCCGGATCAGG GTCTGCATCATCAGAGGAAGTAATCCAAGCAGTCAGTGAT GATACAGTGATGGTGAATTGCATGAAGGCGGGGATGCTGgtgcaaaacaaaatgtttgagTTTGAGAG GGTACACGGACCAGAGGATTCCCAGGAGGCTGTGTTTGAAGAAGTCAAGTCACTTCTAACATCTCTGCTGGATGG CTATAATGTGTGTATCATGGCATATGGGCAGACAGGCAGTGGGAAGACTCACACCATGATGGGATCCCAGTTCCTGGATGAGCTCTCAGGGACACAGCAGGAGGCACAGCAGGGTATTATCCCAAAGGCTGCTGCTGAGCTCTTTCG GCTGATCTCTGAGAAGCCTGCAGAAAGTCACACAGTGGAAGTGTCAGTGATGGAGGTGTACAACAATGAGGTGTTTGACCTGCTGGCCAGGGATGAGCACAGCAATGCAGCTGGCCAGAGACGGGATGTCATCACCTCCTCCTCCGGTGCCAGCCAGGTCCCCTCCCTCACATCTGA GCCCGTGAGTAATGCCTCTGAGGTGATGCAGATTATTAGCAGCGTTCTGAAGCTCAGAGCTCACTGTCCCACCCTTGTCCACGCGGACTCATCACGCTCTCACCTCATTGTGACCCTCACGGTTTCCTCCAAGAGTCCCAATGCAGTGGCCCTGG CCCGCAGGCTACAGAGTGCCAAGATGGACATGCGGCGCTCCACCCAGAAGGAGTGGTGGAGTCCACGCTGTCGCCGTGCCAACCTCGCCGCCCACCACCCAGCGGACGAAACCTCTGCAAGCCCCGCGTCCTCTCCCTGCTCGACCCCGTCCCTTTCTCCCTGCCCCTCCCCGAGACACAGCATCACTCAGACTCCATTCAGGACAAAGCTTCAGCTGGTGGACCTGGCTGGCAGCGAGTGTGCTG GTATGTCTGGAGTTTCAGGTGCAGCTCTCTGGGAGTCATCATGTATAAACCGTAGTCTCTCGGCTCTGTCCGATGTCCTTGGAGCTCTGGCTGAACACAGACCACACATCCCTTACAGGAACAGCAAACTCACTCATCTGCTGCAGGATGCCATAG gtggtgatgccaAGCTGCTAGTGATGCTCTGTGTCTCCCCGACGCAGCGCTTCATCACAGAGTCCCTGCAGTCTCTTGGTTTTGGCACGCGGGCACGGCAGGTACAGAAGGAGCCACCCCGAAGAAAAAATAATAGCCTCAAAGTTAAATAA
- the wasf1 gene encoding actin-binding protein WASF1 isoform X3 yields MPLVKRTIEPRHLCHTVLPRNIKNELECVTNISLANVIRQLSSLSKYAEDLFGELFNEAHSFSFRVNSLQERVDRLSISVTQLDPKEEELSLQDITMRKAFRSSTVQDQQLFDRTSLPVPLQETYHTCEQPPPLNILTPYRDDGKEGLKFYTNPSYFFDLWREKMLQDTEDKRKERRKQKLKAIDRPHEPEKIPRAPHDRKKEWQKLALGAELAQDLPEDKHREANGSAGYHDNRTHLYMEHLDGPFSLAALPYTQMNELLNRTGDRMYSRPHDPPPPPPPMHPLGEIKPPSVISSSSGFSDSRPQSPARTAGHNSNTPPPPPPPLPPPPPPLPSTGLRGTPPPIPPLPVQQHPPAIPPPPAPLQIAPGVLHPAPPPVAPPLHSSSPARFQQVLDKGPSSGSGIQSDSTILPPPPPPPPLPLTGARSSSPCLSGPPPVPAFPSAGAMASPPPHAVHDMGTKRHHPANLPPISDARSVLLEAIRKGIQLRKVEEQREQEAKHERVGNDVATILSRRIAVEYSDSEDESEFDEGDWME; encoded by the exons ATGCCGCTGGTGAAGCGCACCATCGAGCCCAGGCACCTGTGCCACACGGTGCTGCCAAGAAACATCAAGAACGAGCTGGAATGTGTGACTAACATCTCCTTGGCCAACGTCATCCGCCAGCTCAGCAGCCTCA GTAAATATGCAGAGGACCTGTTTGGAGAGCTCTTCAATGAAGCACACTCCTTTTCTTTCCGGGTCAACTCCCTGCAGGAGCGCGTGGACCGCCTCTCCATCAGTGTCACACAGCTGGACCCCAAAGAAGAGGAAC TGTCTCTTCAGGACATCACCATGAGGAAGGCCTTCAGGAGTTCTACTGTTCAGGACCAGCAGCTGTTTGATCGCACGTCTCTGCCTGTCCCACTGCAGGAGACGTACCACACCTGCGAGCAGCCCCCACCGCTCAACATCCTCACACCCTACAG AGACGATGGAAAGGAGGGTCTAAAGTTCTACACCAATCCATCCTATTTCTTTGACCTGTGGAGAGAAAAGATGCTTCAGGACACAGAGGACAAGAGGAAGGAGAGGCGGAAACAGAAG CTGAAGGCGATCGACCGTCCACACGAGCCGGAGAAGATACCGCGAGCACCTCACGATCGTAAGAAGGAGTGGCAGAAACTGGCACTGGGGGCAGAGCTCGCTCAGGACTTACctgaagacaaacacagagaggcCAACGGATCGGCGGGTTATCACGACAACAG GACTCATTTGTACATGGAGCATTTGGACGGGCCCTTCTCACTGGCGGCGCTGCCCTACACTCAGATGAACGAACTGCTTAACCGTACAGGGGACAGAATGTATTCCCGACCTCACGACCCTCCACCGCCGCCACCTCCTATGCACCCACTGGGAGAGATAAAGCCACCTTCTGTGATCAG CTCCAGCTCGGGCTTTTCCGACAGCAGACCCCAGTCTCCAGCCCGGACAGCAGGCCACAACTCcaacactcctcctcctccgcctccccctctgccccctcctcctccacccttaCCCTCCACAGGCTTGCGCGGCACTCCTCCTCCTATTCCTCCTCTACCAGTCCAGCAGCATCCCCCAGCCATCCCGCCTCCCCCCGCTCCCCTCCAGATAGCCCCGGGTGTTCTCCATCCAGCCCCTCCACCCGTGGCACCTCCCCTCCACTCCTCATCTCCAGCTCGTTTCCAGCAGGTCCTGGACAAAGGTCCATCCTCGGGTTCTGGTATTCAGTCAGACAGCACCATCCTGCCTCCTCCACCGCCACCACCTCCCCTGCCCCTCACAGGAGCGCGGAGCTCATCACCGTGCCTATCAGGGCCACCACCTGTGCCCGCCTTCCCTTCAGCAGGAGCCATGGCCTCCCCTCCCCCCCACGCCGTCCACGACATGGGGACCAAGAGGCACCATCCAGCCAATCTGCCACCCATCAGCGATGCACGCAGTGTCCTGTTGGAGGCTATCAGaaaag GCATACAGCTGCGAAAAGTGGAGGAGCAGCGAGAACAAGAGGCTAAGCACGAGCGAGTGGGTAATGATGTGGCCACCATCCTGTCACGCCGCATCGCCGTGGAATACTCCGACTCCGAGGACGAGTCCGAGTTTGACGAAGGAGACTGGATGGAATGA
- the wasf1 gene encoding actin-binding protein WASF1 isoform X1 has protein sequence MPLVKRTIEPRHLCHTVLPRNIKNELECVTNISLANVIRQLSSLSKYAEDLFGELFNEAHSFSFRVNSLQERVDRLSISVTQLDPKEEELSLQDITMRKAFRSSTVQDQQLFDRTSLPVPLQETYHTCEQPPPLNILTPYRDDGKEGLKFYTNPSYFFDLWREKMLQDTEDKRKERRKQKLEMPYLVCPKSLIRVLSETPPPSLTPPELQDPRMYDQVYRYLDLPGQLKAIDRPHEPEKIPRAPHDRKKEWQKLALGAELAQDLPEDKHREANGSAGYHDNRTHLYMEHLDGPFSLAALPYTQMNELLNRTGDRMYSRPHDPPPPPPPMHPLGEIKPPSVISSSSGFSDSRPQSPARTAGHNSNTPPPPPPPLPPPPPPLPSTGLRGTPPPIPPLPVQQHPPAIPPPPAPLQIAPGVLHPAPPPVAPPLHSSSPARFQQVLDKGPSSGSGIQSDSTILPPPPPPPPLPLTGARSSSPCLSGPPPVPAFPSAGAMASPPPHAVHDMGTKRHHPANLPPISDARSVLLEAIRKGIQLRKVEEQREQEAKHERVGNDVATILSRRIAVEYSDSEDESEFDEGDWME, from the exons ATGCCGCTGGTGAAGCGCACCATCGAGCCCAGGCACCTGTGCCACACGGTGCTGCCAAGAAACATCAAGAACGAGCTGGAATGTGTGACTAACATCTCCTTGGCCAACGTCATCCGCCAGCTCAGCAGCCTCA GTAAATATGCAGAGGACCTGTTTGGAGAGCTCTTCAATGAAGCACACTCCTTTTCTTTCCGGGTCAACTCCCTGCAGGAGCGCGTGGACCGCCTCTCCATCAGTGTCACACAGCTGGACCCCAAAGAAGAGGAAC TGTCTCTTCAGGACATCACCATGAGGAAGGCCTTCAGGAGTTCTACTGTTCAGGACCAGCAGCTGTTTGATCGCACGTCTCTGCCTGTCCCACTGCAGGAGACGTACCACACCTGCGAGCAGCCCCCACCGCTCAACATCCTCACACCCTACAG AGACGATGGAAAGGAGGGTCTAAAGTTCTACACCAATCCATCCTATTTCTTTGACCTGTGGAGAGAAAAGATGCTTCAGGACACAGAGGACAAGAGGAAGGAGAGGCGGAAACAGAAG CTGGAAATGCCTTATCTTGTGTGTCCCAAGAGCCTTATAAGAGTCCTCTCTGAaacccctcctccctcccttaCTCCCCCAGAG TTGCAGGACCCCCGCATGTATGATCAGGTCTATAGGTACTTAGACCTTCCAGGGCAG CTGAAGGCGATCGACCGTCCACACGAGCCGGAGAAGATACCGCGAGCACCTCACGATCGTAAGAAGGAGTGGCAGAAACTGGCACTGGGGGCAGAGCTCGCTCAGGACTTACctgaagacaaacacagagaggcCAACGGATCGGCGGGTTATCACGACAACAG GACTCATTTGTACATGGAGCATTTGGACGGGCCCTTCTCACTGGCGGCGCTGCCCTACACTCAGATGAACGAACTGCTTAACCGTACAGGGGACAGAATGTATTCCCGACCTCACGACCCTCCACCGCCGCCACCTCCTATGCACCCACTGGGAGAGATAAAGCCACCTTCTGTGATCAG CTCCAGCTCGGGCTTTTCCGACAGCAGACCCCAGTCTCCAGCCCGGACAGCAGGCCACAACTCcaacactcctcctcctccgcctccccctctgccccctcctcctccacccttaCCCTCCACAGGCTTGCGCGGCACTCCTCCTCCTATTCCTCCTCTACCAGTCCAGCAGCATCCCCCAGCCATCCCGCCTCCCCCCGCTCCCCTCCAGATAGCCCCGGGTGTTCTCCATCCAGCCCCTCCACCCGTGGCACCTCCCCTCCACTCCTCATCTCCAGCTCGTTTCCAGCAGGTCCTGGACAAAGGTCCATCCTCGGGTTCTGGTATTCAGTCAGACAGCACCATCCTGCCTCCTCCACCGCCACCACCTCCCCTGCCCCTCACAGGAGCGCGGAGCTCATCACCGTGCCTATCAGGGCCACCACCTGTGCCCGCCTTCCCTTCAGCAGGAGCCATGGCCTCCCCTCCCCCCCACGCCGTCCACGACATGGGGACCAAGAGGCACCATCCAGCCAATCTGCCACCCATCAGCGATGCACGCAGTGTCCTGTTGGAGGCTATCAGaaaag GCATACAGCTGCGAAAAGTGGAGGAGCAGCGAGAACAAGAGGCTAAGCACGAGCGAGTGGGTAATGATGTGGCCACCATCCTGTCACGCCGCATCGCCGTGGAATACTCCGACTCCGAGGACGAGTCCGAGTTTGACGAAGGAGACTGGATGGAATGA
- the wasf1 gene encoding actin-binding protein WASF1 isoform X2 has product MPLVKRTIEPRHLCHTVLPRNIKNELECVTNISLANVIRQLSSLSKYAEDLFGELFNEAHSFSFRVNSLQERVDRLSISVTQLDPKEEELSLQDITMRKAFRSSTVQDQQLFDRTSLPVPLQETYHTCEQPPPLNILTPYRDDGKEGLKFYTNPSYFFDLWREKMLQDTEDKRKERRKQKLQDPRMYDQVYRYLDLPGQLKAIDRPHEPEKIPRAPHDRKKEWQKLALGAELAQDLPEDKHREANGSAGYHDNRTHLYMEHLDGPFSLAALPYTQMNELLNRTGDRMYSRPHDPPPPPPPMHPLGEIKPPSVISSSSGFSDSRPQSPARTAGHNSNTPPPPPPPLPPPPPPLPSTGLRGTPPPIPPLPVQQHPPAIPPPPAPLQIAPGVLHPAPPPVAPPLHSSSPARFQQVLDKGPSSGSGIQSDSTILPPPPPPPPLPLTGARSSSPCLSGPPPVPAFPSAGAMASPPPHAVHDMGTKRHHPANLPPISDARSVLLEAIRKGIQLRKVEEQREQEAKHERVGNDVATILSRRIAVEYSDSEDESEFDEGDWME; this is encoded by the exons ATGCCGCTGGTGAAGCGCACCATCGAGCCCAGGCACCTGTGCCACACGGTGCTGCCAAGAAACATCAAGAACGAGCTGGAATGTGTGACTAACATCTCCTTGGCCAACGTCATCCGCCAGCTCAGCAGCCTCA GTAAATATGCAGAGGACCTGTTTGGAGAGCTCTTCAATGAAGCACACTCCTTTTCTTTCCGGGTCAACTCCCTGCAGGAGCGCGTGGACCGCCTCTCCATCAGTGTCACACAGCTGGACCCCAAAGAAGAGGAAC TGTCTCTTCAGGACATCACCATGAGGAAGGCCTTCAGGAGTTCTACTGTTCAGGACCAGCAGCTGTTTGATCGCACGTCTCTGCCTGTCCCACTGCAGGAGACGTACCACACCTGCGAGCAGCCCCCACCGCTCAACATCCTCACACCCTACAG AGACGATGGAAAGGAGGGTCTAAAGTTCTACACCAATCCATCCTATTTCTTTGACCTGTGGAGAGAAAAGATGCTTCAGGACACAGAGGACAAGAGGAAGGAGAGGCGGAAACAGAAG TTGCAGGACCCCCGCATGTATGATCAGGTCTATAGGTACTTAGACCTTCCAGGGCAG CTGAAGGCGATCGACCGTCCACACGAGCCGGAGAAGATACCGCGAGCACCTCACGATCGTAAGAAGGAGTGGCAGAAACTGGCACTGGGGGCAGAGCTCGCTCAGGACTTACctgaagacaaacacagagaggcCAACGGATCGGCGGGTTATCACGACAACAG GACTCATTTGTACATGGAGCATTTGGACGGGCCCTTCTCACTGGCGGCGCTGCCCTACACTCAGATGAACGAACTGCTTAACCGTACAGGGGACAGAATGTATTCCCGACCTCACGACCCTCCACCGCCGCCACCTCCTATGCACCCACTGGGAGAGATAAAGCCACCTTCTGTGATCAG CTCCAGCTCGGGCTTTTCCGACAGCAGACCCCAGTCTCCAGCCCGGACAGCAGGCCACAACTCcaacactcctcctcctccgcctccccctctgccccctcctcctccacccttaCCCTCCACAGGCTTGCGCGGCACTCCTCCTCCTATTCCTCCTCTACCAGTCCAGCAGCATCCCCCAGCCATCCCGCCTCCCCCCGCTCCCCTCCAGATAGCCCCGGGTGTTCTCCATCCAGCCCCTCCACCCGTGGCACCTCCCCTCCACTCCTCATCTCCAGCTCGTTTCCAGCAGGTCCTGGACAAAGGTCCATCCTCGGGTTCTGGTATTCAGTCAGACAGCACCATCCTGCCTCCTCCACCGCCACCACCTCCCCTGCCCCTCACAGGAGCGCGGAGCTCATCACCGTGCCTATCAGGGCCACCACCTGTGCCCGCCTTCCCTTCAGCAGGAGCCATGGCCTCCCCTCCCCCCCACGCCGTCCACGACATGGGGACCAAGAGGCACCATCCAGCCAATCTGCCACCCATCAGCGATGCACGCAGTGTCCTGTTGGAGGCTATCAGaaaag GCATACAGCTGCGAAAAGTGGAGGAGCAGCGAGAACAAGAGGCTAAGCACGAGCGAGTGGGTAATGATGTGGCCACCATCCTGTCACGCCGCATCGCCGTGGAATACTCCGACTCCGAGGACGAGTCCGAGTTTGACGAAGGAGACTGGATGGAATGA